In Colletotrichum higginsianum IMI 349063 chromosome 3, whole genome shotgun sequence, a genomic segment contains:
- a CDS encoding Chromosome segregation protein: MSRAARASKLLALADSDSDELSGLGAKASSGRTSEEQKMPPAKKARGRPPAANKVRKPAQRATKARTNTKIAAVVEKAEYEDDVDASTKIHGNSSKKGRKAAAKYKGDDEDIAETDEEVTSSVKLSVAKPRGRPKAVAAAAAASNTDESKKIQESILKRTSPVAKRGRRPAIKSTTNEDSEIAETQPEDFMDIDTEVDAEFEDLPAPRQPVHRSNRTTESSGVEANEVVLRRRLGETTRKYDNLEAKYRDLRDIGVKAAERNFDILKKESEERAKTANELISHLKADLAVQRDLAKAGQQHQKHLQEMEAKVTALTTSLAEAKQEVKTLSTRLAASRSAEAAASAKVVPGSAVKSGSAAAARAIASSDAVQTGQLREDLYGDLTGLIVRLTKRDPAGQVFDCIQTGRNGTLHFKLEVESESSGEHYEEAHFTYKPQLDSNRDRDLIDMLPDFLVEEITFPRPHAAKFYARVIKSLTERID; encoded by the exons ATGTCTCGTGCTGCTCGGGCATCCAAGTTGCTAGCATTAGCGGATTCAGATTCCGACGAACTTTCCGGCCTTGGCGCAAAGGCCAGCAGCGGCCGCACGTCAGAAGAACAGAagatgccgccggcgaagaaggccaggGGTCGACCTCCGGCCGCCAATAAAGTCAGGAAGCCAGCGCAAAGAGCGACGAAAGCTCGCACGAACACCAAGATCGCAGCAGTGGTAGAAAAAGCAGAATATGAGGATGACGTTGACGCTTCGACCAAGATCCATGGAAATTCTTCGAAGAAGGGGCGCAAAGCAGCAGCGAAGTACAAaggcgacgatgaggacaTAGCCGAAACGGATGAGGAGGTCACTTCTTCGGTTAAGCTGAGTGTCGCCAAGCCTAGAGGGCGTCCGAAGGCCGtagctgcagctgcagcagcatccAATACAGACGAATCAAAGAAGATACAGGAGTCCATCCTGAAGCGCACCTCGCCGGTGGCCAaacgagggcgccgcccCGCGATCAAGTCAACAACGAACGAAGACTCGGAAATTGCGGAGACACAGCCTGAAGATTTCATGGACATTGACACAGAAGTTGATGCCGAATTCGAGGACTTGCCGGCACCACGACAGCCTGTCCACCGTTCCAATAGAACCACGGAGAGCTCGGGCGTGGAAGCAAATGAGGTGGTGTtgaggcggcggctgggcgaGACGACAAGAAAATACGACAATTTAGAGGCAAAATATCGTGATCTTCGGGACATTGGGGTCAAAGCAGCCGAACGAAACTTCGATATTCTTAAGAAGGAGAGCGAGGAGCGAGCGAAAA CTGCGAATGAACTCATAAGTCACCTCAAGGCCGATCTTGCCGTGCAACGGGACTTGGCAAAGGCAGGACAACAGCACCAGAAGCATCTCCAGGAAATGGAGGCGAAAGTGACAGCATTGACCACGTCGTTGGCCGAGGCGAAACAAGAAGTGAAGACGCTATCGACGAGATTGGCCGCGAGCAGGTCCGCTGAAGCTGCAGCAAGTGCCAAGGTGGTTCCTGGTAGTGCTGTTAAGAGTGGAagcgccgctgctgctcgagctATCGCAAGTTCAGATGCGGTGCAAACGGGGCAACTGAGGGAGGACCTTTATGGCGATTTGACCGGCCTTATTGTCAGGTTGACGAAGCGCGACCCTGCCGGTCAGGTCTTTGACTGTATACAGACGGGAAGAAACGGAA CACTTCACTTCAAGCTTGAAGTCGAGAGCGAGAGTTCAGGCGAGCATTACGAAGAAGCACACTTCACGTACAAGCCACAGTTGGACTCAAACCGGGACCGAGACTTGATTGATATGCTCCCTGATTTCCTGGTCGAAGAGATCACATTCCCTCGACCACATGCCGCGAAGTTCTATGCGCGGGTGATCAAGTCTTTGACAGAGCGCATTGATTAA
- a CDS encoding GPI ethanolamine phosphate transferase 1, with product MAVSSRAGFLAVAVVFHLVYIYSIFDIYFVSPIVSGMKLVQIDRPDHVKAPADRLVLFVGDGLRADKAFQFFPEPYPESEGDLAPRPLAPFLRSRVLEHGTFGVSHTRVPTESRPGHVALIAGLYEDVSAVATGWKLNPVNFDSVFNRSRHTWSWGSPDILPMFQEGAVPGRVDSYTYGHEFEDFSQDALQLDYWVFDHVKELFTEAAKNETLDAALRQDKVVFFLHLLGLDTNGHSYRPYSKEYLNNIKVVDQGVKEITALIEKFYADDRTAFVFTADHGMSDWGSHGDGHPNNTRTPLITWGSGIAPPVLASDSVAPGHDEYSSDWNLDGVKRHDVAQADIAALMAYLIGVEFPANSVGELPLSYVSSSIDEKAQAALVNAREILEMYRVKEERKRATELRYRPFRPLSDTDLTPSRRVEDIQRLIDAGNYEEAIEESAALVKIALEGLRYLQTYDWLFLRTLITIGYLGWMAFALTVVVGLHVLRGSHPPSHTTTGTTVFTSILAALYASFIVSKSPVTYYAYGFFPVVFWEEVWARRGSLAQGRHVLFGHIKTGGGVASFLLNVVVYIGVIVSLALGYIHREVLTVIYVFAAFWPMTYGLRFLHTNTLLSVIWFVSCLVMSVFTLLPAMKSEDIPLIVAGGSVMAVIGLAYLVWEERLLARPALPTARALTGIQVGLILLAIVVTRSSTLSLQAKLGLPRGNQVVGWIVLGKRTW from the exons ATGGCTGTCTCTTCGCGCGCCGGCTTTCTGGCCGTTGCAGTCGTCTTCCATCTTGTCTACATTTACTCCATTTTCGATATCTACTTTGTCAGTCCAATCGTTTCGGGCATGAAGCTTGTCCAGATCGACCGGCCCGACCATGTCAAGGCTCCTGCTGATCGCTTGGTTTTATTCGTTG GAGACGGCCTGCGAGCCGACAAGGCCTTCCAGTTTTTCCCAGAGCCCTATCCCGAATCCGAGGGCGACCTGGCCCCGCGGCCTCTGGCCCCTTTCCTGCGATCCCGCGTCTTGGAGCACGGCACCTTCGGGGTGTCGCATACGCGCGTGCCCACCGAGTCTCGCCCCGGCCATGTTGCCCTCATCGCTGGTCTATACGAGGACGTCTCGGCAGTTGCGACTGGCTGGAAGCTCAACCCGGTCAACTTCGACAGCGTCTTCAACCGGAGCCGCCACACTTGGAGTTGGGGTTCTCCCGACATCCTTCCCATGTTCCAGGAAGGCGCCGTCCCCGGTCGTGTCGATTCCTACACCTACGGCCACGAGTTTGAGGACTTCAGTCAGGATGCTCTGCAGTTGGATTATTGGGTCTTCGATCACGTCAAGGAGCTTTTTACCGAAGCGGCCAAGAATGAAACCCTGGATGCTGCCCTCCGTCAAGACAAGGTGGTCTTCTTTCTACATCTTCTTGGGCTAGACACCAACGGACACTCGTATCGTCCCTACTCGAAGGAGTATCTCAACAATATTAAGGTCGTGGATCAAGGCGTCAAGGAAATCACGGCGCTCATCGAGAAGTTCTACGCTGATGATCGGACTGCCTTCGTCTTCACGGCGGACCACGGCATGAGTGACTGGGGAAGTCATGGCGATGGCCATCCAAACAACACTCGTACACCCTTGATCACCTGGGGCTCTGGCATCGCTCCGCCGGTGCTCGCATCCGATTCTGTCGCTCCGGGGCACGACGAGTACTCTTCCGACTGGAATCTTGACGGTGTAAAACGCCACGACGTGGCGCAAGCCGACATTGCGGCCCTGATGGCATATTTGATTGGCGTGGAATTCCCTGCCAACTCAGTCGGCGAGCTTCCCCTATCGTATGTCTCGTCGAGCATCGACGAGAAAGCGCAAGCGGCCTTGGTAAATGCCCGCGAAATTCTTGAAATGTACCGGGTCAAGGAAGAACGAAAGAGGGCCACGGAACTGCGCTATCGACCGTTCCGACCACTGAGCGACACGGATCTCACCCCCAGCCGTCGCGTGGAGGATATTCAACGCCTCATTGACGCTGGAAATTACGAAGAGGCCATTGAAGAGTCAGCTGCTCTCGTGAAGATTGCCTTGGAAGGTCTGAGATATCTCCAAACTTATGACTGGCTCTTCCTCCGCACACTGATTACCATTGGCTATCTTGGGTGGATGGCGTTCGCACTCACTGTCGTCGTTGGCTTGCATGTGTTGCGAGGCAGCCACCCCCCTTCTCATACGACCACGGGTACAACAGTGTTCACATCCATTCTCGCAGCGCTGTACGCGTCTTTTATCGTTTCCAAGTCACCGGTCACCTACTACGCGTACGGATTTTTCCCCGTTGTGTTTTGGGAGGAGGTTTGGGCTCGACGCGGTTCACTTGCTCAAGGGCGCCATGTGCTTTTCGGGCATATCAAGACTGGAGGTGGCGTGGCTTCATTCTTGTTGAACGTTGTGGTTTACATTGGCGTGATTGTCTCTCTG GCTCTAGGATACATACATCGCGAGGTGTTGACCGTCATTTATGTCTTTGCGGCCTTCTGGCCTATGACTTATGGCTTGAGGTTTCTCCACACGAACACGTTGCTATCTGTGATCTGGTTTGTCTCGTGCCTCGTCATGAGTGTGTTCACGCTGCTTCCGGCTATGAAATCAGAGGATATCCCTCTTAT TGTTGCCGGCGGAAGCGTCATGGCGGTCATTGGTCTGGCCTATCTTGTCTGGGAAGAAAGGCTCCTGGCAAGACCAgcgctgccgacggcgagggccttgACTGGTATCCAG GTCGGCCTCATCCTGCTCGCCATCGTAGTTACTCGATCCAGCACCTTGTCCCTCCAGGCGAAACTAGGGCTGCCTCGGGGCAATCAGGTGGTTGGGTGGATCGTTCTGGGTAAGCGCACATGGTAA
- a CDS encoding Fungal specific transcription factor domain-containing protein — protein MKPKFTRAPITDAGRVAYLGESSNLTLLVHDRQGSSDVVHYPLPENVRGSRARLTELDNVEIDILHQRGAFLLPPRSLCDELIDSYFKWIHPIVPVINRTRFMRQYRDPKNPPSLLLLQAVLLAGSRVCTNPQLMDANGSTTPAALTFYKRAKALYDANYEDDRVTIVQSLLLMGWYWEGPEDVTKNVFYWSRVATIVAQGSGMHRSVEQSQLSRSDKRLWKRIWWTLFTRDRSVAVALGRPVHINLDDSDVEMLTEEDFIEDDGDRNSEYPPDPIHVQFFMQYVKLCEIMGLVLSQQYSVASKGRQRNAIDLTHSDMALADWLQNCPKIVYWEVARHHFWSALLHSNYYTTLCLLHRAHMPPNGGSRFPDDSPYPSRNIAFQAAAMITSIIENLAAHGELRFCPAFVVYSLFSALIMHVYQMRSPVPSIQQVTQDRLRTCMQALKEVSRVWLVGKMVYTLFESIIGNKVLEERLQKAAGKRHRKAQQAMAQLEQHSRPQDVAKRKYDDMAIDFSVNTPTPQESYERSRPQTPSHMKGEGNPQTMPPPVTSPNPRQHDTFMGGTSSRPQTRPATPFNPSFSVPATPPDLYLVTRNSPNISQSLWENFQPDQLFPDSASMPAFPHMSPPPASQQGLDAGLMAHLQNPNMQSGLPAQNTQFQQRGTGKPVLGGSPPQGHNVLQPNMQGFQPQSQQHLHQQQQQQQQQQQPQSQGQEQNSNSNNNNNNSLNNNLWTANFDGLMPDGQSPSDSWSTGSAQGQPVPNTLNVEDWFQFFGINNGDLANMNLDLGLGPQ, from the exons ATGAAACCAAAGTTTACGAGAGCGCCCATTACAGACGCCGGTAGAGTCGCCTACCTCGGAGAGTCGTCCAACCTGACTTTGCTCGTTCACGATCGGCAAGGCTCGTCAGACGTCGTTCATTATCCTTTACCCGAAAACGTCAGGGGATCTAGAGCTCGCCTGACCGAACTGGATAACGTCGAAATCGACATCCTCCACCAGCGCGGTgcctttcttcttccaccaAGATCACTATGCGACGAGCTCATCGATTCTTACTTCAAATGGATACACCCGATCGTTCCGGTCATCAACCGCACCCGTTTCATGCGACAGTATCGCGATCCCAAAAACCCAccctcccttctcctgcTTCAGGCTGTGCTGCTGGCCGGCTCCCGAGTCTGTACAAACCCGCAGTTGATGGATGCCAACGGTTCGACAACCCCTGCGGCTCTGACCTTCTACAAGAGAGCCAAAGCGTTGTACGATGCCAACTATGAAGACGATCGAGTGACCATCGTGCAGTCGCTATTGCTGATGGGCTGGTATTGGGAAGGGCCGGAAGATGTGACAAAGAACGTGTTCTACTGGAGCCGAGTCGCCACCATCGTCGCTCAGGGTTCTGGCATGCATAGAAGCGTCGAGCAGTCGCAGCTCAGTCGCTCTGACAAGAGGCTCTGGAAGAGGATCTGGTGGACCCTCTTCACGCGGGATAggtccgtcgccgtcgccctcggccggccCGTTCACATCAACCTGGACGACTCCGACGTCGAGATGCTCACGGAAGAGGATTtcatcgaggacgacggcgaccgcAATAGCGAGTACCCCCCAGATCCGATACACGTTCAGTTTTTCATGCAATATGTCAAACTATGCGAGATCATGGGCTTGGTGCTATCACAGCAGTACTCGGTGGCGTCGAAAGGTCGGCAACGCAACGCGATCGATTTGACGCACAGCGACATGGCTCTCGCAGACTGGCTCCAGAATTGCCCCAAGATCGTGTACTGGGAGGTTGCTCGACACCACTTCTGGTCTGCTTTGCTCCACTCCAACTACTATACAACCTTGTGTCTGTTACACAGGGCACACATGCCGCCCAACGGCGGAAGCCGGTTCCCTGATGATTCTCCGTATCCATCGCGGAACATCGCATTCCAGGCAGCAGCCATGATCACGTCCATCATCGAAAATCTAGCGGCCCACGGCGAGCTGCGATTCTGCCCGGCATTTGTTGTGTACAGCTTGTTCTCTGCCCTTATCATGCACGTGTATCAAATGCGGTCGCCTGTACCATCGATTCAACAGGTGACTCAGGACAGACTACGAACATGTATGCAGGCCCTCAAGGAAGTCTCCCGGGTATGGCTGGTGGGGAAGATGGTGTATACCTTGTTTGAGTCCATCATAGGGAACAAGGTTCTCGAGGAGCGTTTACAGAAGGCCGCAGGCAAGCGACACAGGAAGGCGCAGCAGGCCATGGCGCAGTTGGAACAGCACTCACGTCCTCAGGATGTGGCCAAGCGGAAGTACGATGACATGGCGATCGACTTCAGCGTCAACACCCCGACACCCCAGGAGTCGTATGAGCGATCTCGTCCCCAAACACCTAGCCACATGAAGGGCGAAGGTAACCCTCAAACCATGCCCCCGCCGGTAACATCTCCTAATCCCAGGCAACACGACACATTCATGGGCGGGACATCTTCGCGGCCGCAGACCAGACCTGCGACACCGTTCAACCCGTCCTTCTCCGTACCAGCTACGCCACCAGATTTGTACCTGGTAACGCGTAACTCGCCAAATATTTCCCAGTCTCTGTGGGAGAATTTCCAGCCCGATCAGTTGTTTCCCGACAGTGCCAGCATGCCGGCCTTCCCCCACATGTCGCCCCCGCCCGCAAGCCAGCAAGGCTTGGATGCAGGTCTCATGGCGCACCTGCAAAACCCCAATATGCAGAGTGGACTGCCGGCCCAAAACACCCAATTTCAGCAAAGGGGGACCGGCAAGCCAGTCTTGGGTGGAAGCCCTCCCCAGGGCCACAATGTTCTCCAGCCAAACATGCAAGGCTTCCAGCCGCAGTCGCAGCAACACCtacaccagcagcagcagcagcaacagcaacagcaacagccgCAGTCGCAGGGACAAGAGCAGAACtccaacagcaacaacaataacaacaacagccTCAATAACAACCTGTGGACGGCCAACTTTGATGGATTGATGCCCGATGGACAAAGCCCGAGCGATAGCTGGAGTACAGGATCTGCCCAGGGGCAACCTGTTCCAAACACTTTGAATGTTGAAGACTG GTTCCAGTTTTTCGGCATCAACAACGGCGACTTGGCAAACATGAACCTTGACCTGGGACTTGGGCCTCAGTGA
- a CDS encoding LysM domain-containing protein, with translation MANSLNPVGSASHMSSSALLPAHHDAEARPRNRRLISTVDDSSSTGGPMESLSASFSALRTPSNRAPSPMPSSQLSRDTSTKPAARTTSASNRRNNTTPNTASFLDTTWSQGWASIQGLASSILSGGSVHEAGYESDHREGRRTGFNPLKRDYSTPPRKTPKDWGPAPPSSSRPGHQDIAAGSLAERNAALKAARTASVLESHEGVNGGLDVAGKYKRRNSDEVIRDTPQEEEVQDQLVYIHHVQPTDTYAGIVLKYRCREDAFRKANGLWSRDIQVRKWLAIPVDACEIKGRPCEPPSNEGQAVDLLAPTPEPRSAHGRGGLTSAQSQQVDFFSLPTTNDSTSELPKSEEQEEQPWTHVRWVTLDSVAKPVEIARVSKKTTGYFPPRRKKSLRSTSTLSTPRHSLDTAAIVAGFTESPEQVGRSSSRRQSNLSSRPNLPSTPGRSTPASSRSRMNSDAGDTRPAWMRRPGGVGSLGRSVRAPGPERDYLNSWAKKHLPGIAIDESLPSISVMGSETANFGFRPGSSGGIVESPFDEGQDLLATSRQSSGLDRAAATVETWLRGAFAKAPGTPTLGTRSRHPDDLDLIELTDTNSDDGRLSLPVGGGLTSSGFLEAAPMSDVGSTGRSDGDGSVRGRTLGHTAATAKGKKSD, from the coding sequence ATGGCAAACTCCCTAAACCCGGTCGGGTCGGCATCTCACATGTCTTCGTCGGCCCTTTTGCCAGCACACCATGATGCCGAAGCCCGTCCGCGCAACCGGCGTCTCATCAGCACCGTCGACGATTCATCCTCGACTGGAGGGCCTATGGAGAGCCTCTCTGCCTCCTTCTCTGCTCTACGTACCCCGTCTAACCGCGCGCCCAGCCCCATGCCCTCCAGCCAGTTGTCCAGGGACACATCCACCAAGCCCGCTGCTCGGACTACCTCTGCCAGCAACCGCCGAAATAATACTACACCGAACACAGCCAGTTTTCTCGACACGACGTGGTCTCAGGGCTGGGCCTCGATTCAAGGGCTGGCCTCTTCCATCTTGTCCGGTGGAAGTGTCCACGAAGCGGGCTACGAGTCAGATCACCGGGAGGGAAGACGGACTGGCTTTAATCCCCTTAAGCGAGACTATTCCACCCCGCCACGGAAGACGCCCAAGGACTGGGGccctgcgccgccgtctaGTTCTCGGCCTGGTCACCAGGATATAGCGGCAGGTTCTCTTGCGGAACGAAACGCCGCCCTTAAAGCAGCCCGGACGGCGAGCGTCTTGGAAAGTCACGAGGGCGTTAATGGGGGACTTGATGTGGCGGGCAAGTACAAGAGGAGGAATTCGGATGAGGTTATCAGGGACACGCCgcaagaggaggaagtcCAAGACCAACTGGTCTATATCCACCATGTACAACCTACTGACACCTATGCCGGCATAGTGCTCAAGTACAGGTGCCGCGAAGACGCATTCAGGAAGGCCAACGGCCTGTGGTCCAGGGACATACAGGTGCGAAAATGGCTAGCCATACCGGTAGACGCCTGTGAAATTAAAGGACGCCCATGCGAGCCACCCTCGAATGAGGGGCAAGCTGTTGATTTGCTTGCCCCAACACCGGAGCCCCGAAGTGCTCATGGGCGGGGTGGACTTACTTCAGCTCAATCACAGCAAGTCGATTTCTTCAGCTTGCCGACCACAAACGACTCAACGTCTGAGCTACCCAAAAGCGAGGAGCAGGAAGAGCAGCCATGGACCCATGTGCGTTGGGTTACTCTCGACTCGGTCGCAAAACCAGTGGAGATTGCCCGTGTATCGAAGAAAACAACAGGGTACTTCCCACCACGACGGAAGAAGAGCCTCCGGAGTACCTCGACCTTGTCGACACCGAGACACTCTCTTGATACTGCAGCGATAGTAGCTGGGTTCACGGAAAGCCCCGAACAAGTGGGCAGGtcatcttctcgacgtcAAAGCAACctcagcagcaggccgaaCCTACCCAGCACTCCAGGGCGGTCTACACCCGCGTCATCAAGGAGCAGGATGAACAGCGATGCGGGGGACACGCGGCCGGCATGGATGAGGAGACCTGGCGGCGTTGGTTCCCTGGGGCGAAGCGTGCGTGCGCCTGGCCCAGAAAGGGATTACTTGAACTCGTGGGCGAAGAAACATCTTCCTGGAATCGCCATCGACGAATCGCTGCCGTCTATTTCCGTCATGGGATCCGAAACTGCCAATTTTGGCTTTAGGCCAGGGTCCAGCGGCGGAATTGTGGAAAGCCCTTTCGACGAGGGACAGGATCTTTTGGCGACATCCCGGCAAAGTTCGGGTCTCGATCGTGCCGCGGCGACGGTAGAAACGTGGTTGCGCGGCGCCTTCGCCAAAGCCCCTGGTACACCGACTCTGGGGACTCGGAGCCGTCACCCGGACGATCTCGATCTCATCGAGTTGACGGACACCAACAGCGACGACGGAAGGTTGTCCTTGCcggtcggcggcgggttgACTAGCTCGGGCTTCCTTGAGGCTGCCCCGATGAGTGATGTCGGCTCCACCGGCAGAAGTGACGGGGACGGATCGGTTAGAGGCCGGACTTTGGGCCACACCGCAGCGACtgccaagggcaagaagtcTGATTAG
- a CDS encoding Arv1-like family protein: MPICIECRHPVKTLWTKYSNADDKSSGHNIRLTVCRNCGHFCDKYVEHDFVVLFIDLVLIKPQVYRHLLHNTLMKDDDQFDSSIVRLGVLLLLFDVYLTWARIEKQTVPKSSQYEGANLGSLTQQSIVSQYLFFCMLDGKSNFFPPKQRTITVPGPPQAQANIAPVILCALSTLAFHMSIRFMTSSPFSPLGMFNVLPRYSRPNSVSTALLVSSSTKLFPILMVIWQYDVPAAARSLGWAVVANNVEALRILLDCGYGVATLLATTGALARWAVGRSVLWAAGMDGIDSIGETSIAADGKALWALLMYVREWASDLAAG; encoded by the exons ATGCCCATCTGCATCGAGTGCCGGCACCCGGTCAAGACGCTATGGACCAAGTACTCAAATGCCGATGACAAGTCCAGCGGGCACAACATCCGCTTGACCGTCTGCAGAAATTGCGGTCACTTTTGCGACAAGTATGTCGAGCACGATTTCGTCGTGCTCTTCATTGACCTGGTTCTGATCAAACCCCAGGTCTACCGCCACTTGCTTCATAACACACTCATGAAGGACGATGACCAGTTTGAT TCATCCATTGTGCGGCTCGGCGTTCTGCTACTGTTGTTCGACGTGTACTTGACATGGGCTCGCATCGAGAAGCAGACGGTCCCCAAGTCCTCCCAATACGAGGGCGCCAATTTGGGCAGTTTAACTCAACAGTCCATCGTGTCGCAATACCTCTTCTTCTGTATGTTGGATGGCAAAAGCAACTTCTTTCCCCCAAAACAAAGAACCATAACAGTTCCTGGGCCTCCTCAAGCACAGGCTAACATCGCGCCAGTGATTCTCTGTGCTCTGTCGACCCTCGCCTTCCACATGAGCATCCGGTTCATGACGTCGTCCCCTTTTTCCCCTCTGGGCATGTTCAACGTCCTGCCTCGGTACTCGCGTCCCAACTCCGTCTCGACCGCACTACTcgtctcgtcctcgaccaaACTTTTCCCGATTCTTATGGTTATATGGCAATATGATGTCCCGGCTGCGGCGCGCTCGCTAGGATGGGCTGTGGTAGCAAACAACGTTGAGGCCCTCCGCATTTTGCTTGACTGCGGCTACGGCGTCGCTACTCTGCTCGCCACGACGGGAGCACTAGCGCGCTGGGCCGTGGGACGCAGTGTTCTGTGGGCTGCCGGGATGGACGGTATCGATTCCATCGGCGAGACCAGCATTGCTGCGGATGGTAAGGCCCTCTGGGCTTTATTGATGTACGTCAGGGAATGGGCAAGCGACTTGGCCGCTGGGTAA
- a CDS encoding ATP synthase subunit H — MVLSILIQRTVLDTVETAAPTCRRRLTSQLSASIQTTEVNSKAPQQHHREARDTCKTPTEHKLSESNTKMAQGYSIFIGLVVVVAMGAGAWFLSPKGETQIIWRSSLLLALACCYLMWAITFLAQLHPLIEPKRSNLRESAVHH; from the exons ATGGTGCTCTCCATATTGATTCAACGCACTGTATTAGACACTGTAGAGACAGCTGCACCGACATGTCGACGACGTCTGACCTCACAGCTCTCAGCCTCCATACAGACGACAGAAGTAAACAGCAAAGCACCACAACAGCACCATCGCGAAGCTCGAGACACCTGCAAAACCCCAACGGAGCATAAACTCTCGGAATCGAATACCAAAATGGCGCAAGG CTACAGCATCTTCATCggactcgtcgtcgttgtggCGATGGGCGCCGGCGCATGGTTCTTGTCGCCCAAGGGCGAGACGCAAAT cattTGGAGATCATCCCTCCTCCTGGCTCTCGCATGCTGCTACCTCATGTGGGCTATCACGTTTCTCGCCCAACTCCACCCTTTGATCGAACCCAAACGCAGCAACCTCCGCGAAAGCGCTGTGCACCACTGA
- a CDS encoding 6-phosphogluconate dehydrogenase 2 translates to MSARLLWVGLGNIGREMCKNLVEKSNLDQPLLIYNRTVKRATELSQSLPAGKTEIAVSLGAAITKADIIFTCIANDQAVEEVFATAVQHDLNGKVFVECSTIAPATSEAAARSVLDKGAEFVCAPVFGAPAMVAAGNATLVLAGPKTSIEKIRPYANAMAAREINMAGEPYHKASTLKVLGNTVILGMVEQLAETYVTAEKSGLGTGYLKQFVDALFGGSPYPAYSVRMLEGDYYKREEPLFAVDLARKDAAHAMAIAKAAGTRLPNIETADKHLQIVKEHAGPSGDMAGIYGAVRKEAGLKFENDS, encoded by the exons ATGTCAGCCAGGCTCCTCTGGGTCGGTCTCGGCAACATTGGGAGG GAAATGTGTAAAAACCTCGTCGAGAAGTCCAACTTGGATCAACCGCTTCTCATCTACAATCGCACCGTCAAACGAGCGACAGAACTGAGCCAGAGCTTGCCCGCTGGCAAGACAGAGATCGCAGTCTCGCTCGGAGCCGCCATTACCAAGGCCGATATCATCTTCACGTGCATTGCCAATGACCAGGCAGTAGAGGAGGTCTTCGCGACCGCAGTCCAGCATGACCTCAATGGCAAAGTATTCGTGGAGTGCTCTACCATCGCCCCCGCTACTTCCGAGGCCGCAGCGAGGTCGGTCCTGGACAAGGGCGCGGAGTTCGTTTGTGCCCCGGTGTTTGGTGCTCCCGCCATGGTGGCTGCTGGTAATGCGACTTTGGTGTTGGCAGGACCCAAGACTTCGATCGAGAAGATCCGGCCATACGCCAATGCCATGGCAGCCCGCGAAATCAACATGGCCGGTGAGCCGTATCACAAGGCTTCGACATTGAAGGTGCTGGGAAACACCGTAATCCTGGGCATGGTCGAGCAGCTGGCAGAGACATATGTAACTGCCGAGAAGAGCGGGCTGGGAACTGGCTACCTCAAGCAgttcgtcgacgccctcttCGGTGGAAGCCCGTACCCTGCGTATTCGGTACGGATGTTGGAAGGTGACTACTATAAGAGAGAAGAACCGCTATTCGCGGTTGATCTTGCGCGCAAGGATGCTGCCCATGCCATGGCCATCGCCAAAGCTGCCGGCACGCGCCTACCAAATATCGAAACCGCCGACAAACACCTCCAGATTGTGAAAGAACACGCGGGACCTTCGGGTGACATGGCCGGTATTTACGGCGCCGTGAGAAAGGAAGCTGGTCTCAAATTTGAAAACGACTCTTAG